The DNA sequence ATGTAAAGAACAGTCGTTCCTTGTTGacaatttcatttataaatttttcttttatattgtaattttttgcCATAATTTCCATAATTTAGATTATGCTGAAAGCAATACTATTAAAGCAACAAGAACAGATTCTTCAGAAACACTTAGGGCTGAAAAGGATTCTGGTACCCATCCAAACATCAGGTGAAGGTAGCCTAAGTGAGAAGCATAGCTCAAAGAGGACACCTCTCACATTTGGTAACTGAGGGAATCATATAGTTTCATCCAAGTAATGCCACCACATGATGGAATCCCCTGCATAGCTTGGGGAGACATGTCATAGAACAAAACTTGGGAAGATGATTACTTGAGCAAGAtctttagataaaaaataaagttacagAAAGacgagaaaaatgttttttgtcattttccttACTAAATTGTCATATGCCACAGATACAATAACAACTCCAACCTGGTCTCTGGTTCTATGGGTCAGTCTGGTTAGATACTTGGTGCAGTTCCTGCACCAAACTCTCTTTCTCTGCATCAAAAGCATAGTAAACCACTACAGACATTAACTTCTTTGATGTTCTTGGGTTGAGCAAATTCAATAGTTTGACTAAAGGATTCTTAACTGTAATTTAACATTTGATACAACAAAACTAAATTGAGTGCCCTGATGCCACACAGATAGAAAATGGTAAAATACCAAAAGAATGTGCATAACCGCATTTGGAAGGAACATCAAAAAGCAAATTATCAACACTACTTATCTGAGAAGGAACATCAGAAATTCACAAGTTACCAAGAATATTTATATGATAAGGAACACCAAAAATACAAGTTACAATTCCATTTTGACTGCTCACCTGTTGATGATGCAATGCCTGAAAGACTGCCGCAAGCCAGACTAACGACAGCAGGTGAATCATCCGATCTGATGTGTACAGAtaagtaatattaataatataatataatactaactgtaatatacataaattaaaggGAATATTAGAGGTTACATCAAACTGATGAATTAATTTGTGGACTGATTACCTATTTGACTGCCAATAAGATCTCAAGGTTTCATACACAGAGAAGCTGATAGCTATACTTGGCCCTACAGTCTGCATTAGCACCAGAGAGATGTGACTAATTAGACACACAAGAATATAGTCTTCAAGTAATGTTAAATTCATAATGACACCATACCAAGAGTGTAGTTCCAAGTCCCTTATAAAGGCCAAATATTCCCtcttccttgctaattgtgtgTAAAGCATGCCAGATACCTCTGTAGTAGGTAAAATTTGTCTGCGAAATTTTAACAATGCTAAttgttaagaattaaaataaaaatgcaaggatcTTTAACCACCAGCTGTACATGAATCAAATTTAAGCAGACATCTGTAGTGGATGATCTGATttcaaaataagtaaatttCAAGGTCAGGATCATCATTCATGCAAGGTTCCAAGCAAAGATACTAAAGACCACATAGAAGACAAatacaacaacaagaacaaaagTCTTATCCATTAGGTGAAGCCGGTTACATGGATTGCACAACGCTATTGAGCAATGCAACTAATTATAATGGGGGTGGGGGTGGGGGTGGAGTCAAAATTACATTGACCTGGATGACAACTTGGGAACATATCATTGATCGATAATACTCATCAAAGCTAGAACATAAATGGAGGTCAAATGCGTAGGGCCATAGGGGAAAGGGCTACTACCcacaacacaaaaatctaacACATTTGATCTTACCTGTGCAGCCAGCCGTGTTCTTACAAGATCCAATGGATAAGTAGTTGTGGCAGCAGTGACTCCTGCCAGGCCACCACCAACAAAATGTACGCAAAGGTCTGCACTAACATTATCCCTATGACTTTGAAGTCCCGGAACCATCTTTAGCAACTGCTCATACAAAATACCATCAAACACAAATCAATCCATGAACAAGCAACCACTCATAAaatcacaaattcaaatttcttactTCTCAACAACataatcaaaagaaaacaaacacatgcATCACAACATCAATAACCATACCTTCTTGTAGTGCTCGTACGAATAAAAGTTAACCGAAGAATAAGGTAACCGGTGAGCAATGGTGACCAGATTCCCTTTCCAGAAAGCTCCAAACCCCTCTTCATGGATAATCCGTGAAGCCTCATTCCATATACTGGCTTTTCTCAAAGTTGCAACATTGGAATGCATTCCTTGAATctgaaaaaatttacaaaaagtaAGGTTTAACATCATCATAACCTAAACTCCTTCCCtcactctttattttttgaaattttaatttcaatattccACTAGCTTACATCGAACTCAGATAAACGcagaaagataaataaaaaataaattttttttttataaaactgagatgaaattaaaaaaattggaacCTGAAAGAGGATGGTGAGTCTCGCAAGCGGCGCCGTACAGGATTTGCTGAACGCGCCGGCGACTCCTCCGGCAAGAAGCTGAGAAACAGTCCCAATATGTTTCGGCGGCGGCGGCTGCACCAACTTCCGTACACCACCACCATCCACCGCCACACCAACCCTAGCTTCCATTTGCATCTCCGAGCTTCAATTTTTCaccttttctattttcttttatctctccGCACTTTTCTCTAAccgaattaaattaaattaaaataaacctcAAGCTACCTTCACTATCAGAAGAACAAGGATTCGCAACTATGCATCGAGCATTTTCTTCACTTTGTTACTTTTCGCTCTGCGCAGTTTCAAACGAGGAGGTCGGCGACGTCGTTTTTGCGACCCGGCTCGAGCAAAACGGTGACGTATATTGTTGGGGCGGTTCACCGGAAAAGTTAAAGCAGCGTGGGTTTTATTCGCTGCAGTGGGTTGCAGGGTAGTTTTGCGTTGAAAGGAGGGTTTACGATGGAAGCGGGTATAGGGGATATGGTCCCATTTGCGAATATGAGTTGCTTTTATGGGGAATATGCGTTGTCTGCAAATTAAGTTCAGAAGGCACATTAGATTCATTAGACAGCTGTATATTAAGGTTAGGGCAACGTCGGTTAAACCAAACCTCCTATCAAAAAATGACATTTGTatttcttgaattattctttaatctcaaatataaaagaaaaagtctATTCAcactagttaaaaaaattagttaataatatttaattttaattatattaatcttaattaaaaataatttttttcttaattaaataaataataccttaaaaataatatcgttaaataataaaattgattaaaaaattatatttgaaatcaaaaaatataattgaactgtataaatagtaaaagaaaccaTGAAATATCTCCTTGCCTATTCTCTTTGTTCGAAATTTTCACTTGATTTTCtcttggaaaaaaaaacacttatatgGTTATTTTGTTAAGATTTGAAGGtgatcaaaaaattaaattgaactgTTTAAATTATGTGaacttttattcaattttaacataaacgcgttatggtgtttttcctctttgtttgcTAGGAACGTGCCATTAAATTCTAATCATTCGCCATCTTTTACGCTTAAAACGTTGAACAcatgaaagttgaaacaaacgCATGGTTGATTTTTATGGACAAAAGATTTGATTtagtaaataaaacaataacaacaataatgttCTTTTTAAATGTAACCTAAAATCTTTTATAAACTACTCAAACATGCCATTACTAACAAATAGCAACAATAACATGAccaatagattaaaataaaaattaaaaataaagcgTACGGACGAGGAAACTTCACGTTTTATTAATTACGAAACAGTACATGTCCGTGCTGATAATTCCTTGACGAAGACATTTACTTGTGAGTTACTATAAGAGATTTAATAATCAATGATGAAATAAGCTTTTAGTAGGGACTAACTAAACTAATGCATTTAGTAGTAAAAAGCgacattttgattatttaatattcATTGGCTTTTCGTTGGCTTTGTAGTTGCACCGATTGATACGTATTGGTTTACCGTCATGCAGCTTTTCCTAACCACTGCGTTACTCGGATAAGAATTTCTGATAAATTTCGAAttgaaagaaagtgaaaaggaaaTGGGTACTATAGATATCGTAGAAGTTTAGGGGTTGTTTGGAGGAAAGAGGagaggagaaaaaataaatatgtaaaatatatgagaaaaataaagattttgttgaagagaaataaatgagaataaaatGTAAGTTTTTGAATTATAGTTAGTTggtaaatgataaaataatagaaaggaAATATTGGAGATGAGTAAATgacatttttattctttttaaaatcaaatttatgttataaaaaatattacaacagTAAAGTCTCACATCATTTAAGAGTTAAAGtcatatgttatttataaatattttttcttctcaaccCATTAATACACCTTTTATAAGTACAAAGTCATGATTGTAATTAAATATCTAAGTGGATAATACCTTGgatacgggactcaatcgatgTTAAATTGGTGCATGCTTGATTTTGTTGTTCGACGTTGCATTCCTCTTGTGTAAAAATAAGGA is a window from the Glycine max cultivar Williams 82 chromosome 2, Glycine_max_v4.0, whole genome shotgun sequence genome containing:
- the LOC100813211 gene encoding mitochondrial substrate carrier family protein B isoform X1, encoding MQMEARVGVAVDGGGVRKLVQPPPPKHIGTVSQLLAGGVAGAFSKSCTAPLARLTILFQIQGMHSNVATLRKASIWNEASRIIHEEGFGAFWKGNLVTIAHRLPYSSVNFYSYEHYKKLLKMVPGLQSHRDNVSADLCVHFVGGGLAGVTAATTTYPLDLVRTRLAAQTNFTYYRGIWHALHTISKEEGIFGLYKGLGTTLLTVGPSIAISFSVYETLRSYWQSNRSDDSPAVVSLACGSLSGIASSTATFPLDLVRRRKQLEGAGGRARVYTTGLYGVFRHIIQTEGVRGLYRGILPEYYKVVPGVGICFMTYETLKMLLADIGTA
- the LOC100813211 gene encoding mitochondrial substrate carrier family protein V isoform X3; this translates as MQMEARVGVAVDGGGVRKLVQPPPPKHIGTVSQLLAGGVAGAFSKSCTAPLARLTILFQIQGMHSNVATLRKASIWNEASRIIHEEGFGAFWKGNLVTIAHRLPYSSVNFYSYEHYKKLLKMVPGLQSHRDNVSADLCVHFVGGGLAGVTAATTTYPLDLVRTRLAAQTNFTYYRGIWHALHTISKEEGIFGLYKGLGTTLLTVGPSIAISFSVYETLRSYWQSNRSDDSPAVVSLACGSLSGIASSTEKESLVQELHQVSNQTDP
- the LOC100813211 gene encoding mitochondrial substrate carrier family protein B isoform X2, which gives rise to MQMEARVGVAVDGGGVRKLVQPPPPKHIGTVSQLLAGGVAGAFSKSCTAPLARLTILFQIQGMHSNVATLRKASIWNEASRIIHEEGFGAFWKGNLVTIAHRLPYSSVNFYSYEHYKKLLKMVPGLQSHRDNVSADLCVHFVGGGLAGVTAATTTYPLDLVRTRLAAQTNFTYYRGIWHALHTISKEEGIFGLYKGLGTTLLTVGPSIAISFSVYETLRSYWQSNRSDDSPAVVSLACGSLSGIASSTVVYYAFDAEKESLVQELHQVSNQTDP